One part of the Nostoc sp. PCC 7120 = FACHB-418 genome encodes these proteins:
- the cas12k gene encoding type V CRISPR-associated protein Cas12k (Type V-K CRISPR systems have also been known as with the large Cas12k protein, has also been known as type V-U5, and Cas12k as C2c5.), whose amino-acid sequence MSQKTIQCRLIASESTRQKLWKLMAESNTPLINELLQQLSKHPDFEKWRRNGKLPSTVVSQLCQPLKTDPSFTGQPSRFYISAIHIVDYIYKSWLTIQKRLQQQLDGKLRWIEMFNSDVELVEISGFSLEAIRTKASEILAITTPESDPKTLLTKRGKTKQSKKSSASNPDRSLSRKLFDAYQETDDILSRSAISYLLKNGCKLNDKEENPEKFAKRRRKVEIQIQRLTDKLTSRIPKGRDLTYSKWLETLFTATTTVPENNAEAKRWQDILLTRSSSIPFPVVFETNEDLVWSTNEKGRLCVHFNGLSDLIFEVYCDSRQLYWFKRFLEDQQTKRKSKNQHSSGLFTLRNGRLAWQQGEGKGEPWNIGHLALYCCVDNRLWTAEGTEQVRQEKAEEITKFITKMKDKSDLSETQLAFIKRKESTLTRINNSFDRPSKPLYQGQSHILVGVSLGLEKPATIAVVDAIAGKVLTYRSLRQLLGDNYELLNRQRRQQRSLSHERHKAQKSFSPNQFGASELGQYVDRLLAKEIVAIAQTYKAGSIVLPKLGDIREIVQSEIQAIAEAKCPSSSEIQQKYAKQYRVNVHQWSYGRLIQSIQSKAAQIGIVIEEGKQPIRGSPQDKAKELALYAYSLRLARRS is encoded by the coding sequence ATGAGCCAAAAAACTATTCAATGTCGCTTAATTGCCAGTGAATCTACCCGCCAAAAACTCTGGAAGTTAATGGCAGAATCGAACACACCTCTAATTAACGAACTGCTTCAGCAGCTTAGTAAACATCCAGATTTTGAGAAATGGCGAAGAAATGGCAAACTGCCATCAACTGTTGTTTCCCAGCTTTGCCAACCCCTGAAAACTGACCCTAGTTTTACAGGTCAGCCTAGTCGTTTCTATATATCAGCAATTCATATTGTTGATTACATCTACAAATCTTGGCTGACTATACAGAAACGGCTACAACAACAGCTAGATGGCAAATTACGCTGGATAGAAATGTTCAACAGCGATGTTGAATTAGTAGAAATTAGTGGTTTTAGCTTAGAGGCAATTCGTACCAAAGCATCTGAGATTTTGGCAATAACTACACCAGAATCTGATCCTAAAACTCTTTTAACTAAAAGAGGAAAAACTAAACAATCTAAAAAATCATCTGCTTCCAATCCTGACCGAAGCTTATCTCGTAAATTATTTGACGCTTACCAAGAAACTGACGACATACTCAGTCGTAGTGCCATCAGTTATCTGCTGAAAAATGGCTGCAAACTCAATGACAAAGAAGAAAACCCCGAAAAATTTGCTAAACGCCGCCGTAAAGTTGAAATCCAAATTCAACGGTTAACAGACAAACTAACAAGTCGGATTCCCAAGGGACGAGATTTAACGTACTCTAAATGGTTGGAAACACTCTTCACCGCTACAACCACCGTTCCAGAAAATAATGCTGAAGCCAAACGCTGGCAGGATATTCTCTTAACCCGATCTAGTTCTATCCCTTTTCCTGTGGTTTTTGAGACTAATGAAGATTTAGTTTGGTCAACAAACGAAAAAGGTAGATTATGTGTTCACTTCAATGGTTTAAGCGATTTAATTTTTGAAGTTTACTGCGATAGTCGTCAACTGTACTGGTTTAAACGCTTCTTGGAAGACCAACAAACTAAACGCAAAAGTAAAAATCAGCATTCTAGTGGTTTATTTACACTCAGAAATGGTCGTTTAGCTTGGCAACAAGGTGAAGGTAAAGGCGAACCTTGGAATATTGGACACTTAGCTCTTTACTGCTGTGTTGACAATCGCCTTTGGACTGCTGAAGGAACAGAACAAGTTCGTCAAGAGAAAGCAGAGGAGATTACCAAATTCATCACCAAGATGAAGGATAAAAGTGACCTTAGCGAAACACAACTCGCTTTTATCAAACGTAAAGAATCAACACTGACTCGCATCAACAATTCCTTTGATCGTCCTAGTAAACCCCTGTACCAGGGTCAATCACATATTTTGGTTGGAGTAAGCTTGGGGCTAGAAAAACCTGCAACTATCGCTGTAGTTGATGCGATTGCAGGTAAAGTTTTAACTTATCGGAGTCTCCGCCAGTTACTAGGCGACAATTACGAACTTCTAAATCGTCAACGACGACAACAGCGATCGCTATCCCACGAACGCCATAAAGCACAAAAAAGTTTCTCTCCTAATCAATTTGGGGCATCTGAGTTAGGGCAATATGTAGACCGATTACTAGCTAAAGAAATTGTAGCGATCGCACAGACCTATAAAGCAGGCAGTATAGTCCTACCTAAGTTAGGAGATATACGAGAAATTGTTCAAAGCGAAATTCAAGCTATAGCCGAAGCAAAATGTCCTAGCTCCTCAGAAATACAGCAAAAATATGCCAAACAGTATCGAGTTAACGTCCATCAATGGAGCTATGGCAGATTAATTCAAAGTATTCAAAGTAAAGCTGCTCAGATAGGAATTGTGATTGAGGAAGGTAAACAACCTATTCGTGGCAGTCCGCAGGATAAAGCAAAAGAATTAGCCCTCTATGCTTATAGTCTCCGCCTAGCTAGGCGAAGTTGA
- a CDS encoding MerR family transcriptional regulator — MEGKFYTSTEASEITHCSRRQLQYWREKGVIVPTVNSSGKGRNVYYSKADLLALTVMEQLLSTGLNFDLCYAALQTLRKQEPWLFDESVPEEKMKRLMLLPTRSPEQPLQLAEFDKQAALEALCHGQTVIPFWSDRIHQQLRENLKSFSS, encoded by the coding sequence ATGGAAGGAAAGTTCTACACAAGCACAGAAGCATCAGAAATTACTCATTGCTCTCGCCGCCAGTTGCAGTATTGGCGAGAGAAAGGAGTTATAGTACCTACGGTTAACAGTAGTGGCAAAGGTCGTAATGTTTACTACTCTAAAGCTGATTTACTTGCATTAACAGTAATGGAGCAGTTGCTGTCTACTGGGTTAAATTTTGACCTTTGCTATGCAGCATTGCAAACACTGCGCAAACAGGAACCTTGGTTATTTGATGAGTCTGTCCCAGAAGAAAAGATGAAGCGGCTCATGTTATTACCCACGCGATCGCCTGAACAACCTTTGCAACTAGCAGAGTTTGACAAGCAAGCGGCACTAGAAGCACTTTGTCATGGACAAACTGTGATTCCTTTTTGGAGCGATCGCATTCATCAACAATTAAGAGAGAATCTTAAAAGCTTTAGTAGCTAA
- a CDS encoding GmrSD restriction endonuclease domain-containing protein: MAEHQMNSISTFDITKYFLLDVLKDIKNGRIQLPDFQRDWVWDDTRVRRLLTSISLAYPIGVVMMLQQSIQSRQFKPRLVDGVLKPENHEPNLLILDGQQRLTTMFMVLLSELPVIIKDQKSQKIIKKWYYLDIKKCLNSECDRRSAIIALPESKIARIFTGGLIDCSTPEKEYEALLFPLSKVFFFSEWRSKFSKYWQYDPQKLELIDILELEILKKFEHYQIPVIQLRDSLPKEAVCQVFEDTNTSGCDLNYFDLMSSSYCTSDFSLRDDWKQRENRFQSLKVLRKLRSTDFVQAVTLVAGYAKRIEATKQGWNIDKLPGVAGDRAEVLKLTKEEYQKWADPITKGFEESARFLHNQKIFDADDLAYPIQLVILSAIFTVLGERSRSFQVRSMLERWLWCGMFGEIYTRWYEARAGRDVIEVPDWLAGGSLPLTIVQADFSFDRLIGVRKRYGAVYQGLAALLRREGAIDWCTGEEINDVIYFEEKIDSHHIFPVAWCRKKGIDPKKYNCLINRTPLSAKTNKKIGSKAPSVYLEEFELCGTSATRLDEILRSHAISPKTLRRDDFEGFFQMRANNLLTLIGKAMGKSLSFESSEDFVREHNHENGRQYKLHPEIIKKY, encoded by the coding sequence ATGGCAGAACACCAAATGAACTCAATCTCTACCTTTGACATCACTAAGTATTTTCTCCTTGATGTCCTGAAAGATATCAAAAATGGACGCATTCAACTTCCAGATTTTCAAAGAGATTGGGTTTGGGATGATACCCGTGTACGTCGTTTGCTTACCAGCATATCTCTTGCTTATCCAATTGGCGTAGTCATGATGCTCCAACAAAGCATTCAAAGCCGACAATTCAAACCCCGCCTAGTTGATGGGGTATTAAAACCAGAAAATCATGAGCCAAACTTATTAATTCTTGATGGACAGCAACGCCTGACAACCATGTTTATGGTGTTGTTATCTGAGCTACCTGTAATCATTAAAGACCAGAAAAGCCAAAAAATTATTAAAAAGTGGTACTACCTAGATATTAAAAAATGCCTTAATTCAGAATGCGATCGTCGTAGTGCAATCATTGCCTTACCTGAATCGAAAATTGCGCGAATATTCACGGGTGGTCTGATTGATTGTTCTACTCCTGAAAAAGAATATGAGGCGCTATTGTTCCCCTTATCCAAAGTTTTCTTTTTTTCTGAATGGCGGAGTAAATTTTCTAAATATTGGCAGTACGATCCTCAAAAACTGGAGCTAATTGACATCTTAGAACTAGAAATTCTCAAAAAATTTGAGCATTATCAAATACCTGTGATCCAACTGCGTGACTCTTTACCAAAAGAAGCCGTTTGTCAAGTCTTTGAAGATACAAACACTTCTGGATGTGACCTCAATTATTTTGACTTAATGAGTTCCAGCTATTGCACTTCCGACTTTAGTTTAAGAGATGATTGGAAACAGCGCGAAAATCGCTTCCAATCTTTAAAAGTCTTACGTAAGCTACGCAGCACCGATTTTGTCCAAGCAGTTACTTTGGTTGCTGGTTACGCCAAGAGGATAGAAGCTACTAAACAAGGTTGGAACATCGATAAATTACCAGGCGTTGCAGGCGATCGCGCTGAAGTTTTGAAACTCACCAAAGAGGAGTATCAGAAATGGGCTGACCCAATTACTAAAGGTTTTGAAGAGTCTGCTCGTTTTCTTCATAACCAAAAAATCTTCGATGCAGATGATTTAGCTTACCCCATTCAATTAGTCATCCTCAGCGCCATTTTCACTGTTCTAGGAGAGCGTTCCCGTTCTTTTCAAGTACGCTCTATGCTGGAACGCTGGTTATGGTGTGGGATGTTTGGTGAAATATATACACGCTGGTACGAGGCACGAGCCGGAAGAGACGTTATAGAAGTGCCAGATTGGTTGGCAGGTGGTTCACTACCACTCACCATTGTGCAAGCGGATTTTTCTTTTGATCGATTGATTGGCGTTAGAAAACGTTACGGGGCAGTGTACCAAGGTTTAGCTGCTTTACTACGACGTGAGGGGGCAATTGATTGGTGTACTGGGGAAGAAATCAATGATGTGATTTATTTTGAAGAAAAGATAGATTCGCACCATATCTTTCCTGTGGCATGGTGTCGCAAAAAAGGAATTGATCCCAAAAAGTATAACTGCTTGATTAATCGCACACCTTTAAGCGCCAAAACAAACAAAAAGATTGGTAGTAAAGCCCCTTCTGTTTATTTAGAGGAGTTTGAACTGTGTGGGACATCAGCTACAAGGCTTGATGAAATATTGCGATCGCACGCTATATCTCCAAAAACTTTGCGGCGAGATGACTTTGAAGGTTTCTTCCAGATGCGGGCAAATAATTTGCTAACACTAATTGGAAAAGCAATGGGTAAAAGCTTAAGTTTTGAATCTTCGGAGGATTTTGTTCGAGAGCATAATCACGAGAATGGCAGACAATATAAGCTGCATCCCGAAATTATCAAGAAATATTAA
- the hsdR gene encoding EcoAI/FtnUII family type I restriction enzme subunit R: protein MSEVIDKKSLSERDICTKFITPALTNRGWNISTQIREEVTLTKGRVIVRGKLTSRGEQKRADYVLYHKPGVPLAVIEAKDNNHSVSAGMQQAIATGELIDVPFIFSSNGDAFMMCDCTVTEGQREREIPLNQFPTPEELWQKYCDWKGIDLHIQPIVAQDYYPSPDKKQPRYYQQIAINRTIEAIAKGENRILLVMATGTGKTFTAFQIIWRLWKSGAKKRILFLADRNILVDQTRVNDFKPFGSKMTKIKQRQIDTSYEIYLCLYQAVTGNEEAKNIYRQFSPGFFDLIIIDECHRGSASEDSAWRDILAYFSSATQIGLTATPRETEEVSNSLYFGDSIFTYSLKQGIEDGFLAPYKVIRIDFDTDLSGWKPKPGQRDKYGKEIPDQVFNQRDFDRTLVLEKRTELVARIISDYLKSSDRFAKTIVFCETTDHAERMRVALVNENADLMAENSRYIMRITGDDAQGKAELDNFIDPESKYPTIVTTSELLTTGVDAKTCKLIVLDQRILSMTKFKQIVGRGTRIDEDYGKMFFTIIDFKKATQLFADPEFDGEPVQIYQPKPVDPIVPPDNGDDEVIIDGEITRKQKREKYVIADEEVSVAFIREQYHGKDGKLITESIKDYTRKTVSQEYASLDAFLKKWHSTEQKQAIIQELQELGVPLEALEKEIGKGFDPLDLICHVVFDQPPLTRKERANNVRKRNYFSKYSEQARKVIDALLDKYADEGIEDIEKLDVLKVHPFDKVGTPIEIIQLFGSRKEYLNVLQQLKTQLYEIA from the coding sequence ATGTCAGAAGTAATTGACAAGAAATCTTTGAGTGAACGTGATATCTGTACAAAGTTTATTACACCTGCTTTAACTAATCGGGGATGGAATATCAGCACTCAGATTCGTGAGGAAGTGACGCTGACAAAAGGTAGGGTGATTGTTAGGGGTAAGCTTACTAGTCGAGGTGAGCAGAAACGCGCTGATTATGTGCTGTATCACAAACCGGGTGTACCACTGGCTGTGATTGAAGCTAAAGATAATAATCACAGTGTCAGTGCGGGAATGCAGCAAGCGATCGCAACTGGTGAACTAATTGATGTACCATTCATCTTTAGCTCGAATGGCGACGCTTTTATGATGTGTGACTGTACAGTCACCGAAGGACAGCGAGAACGGGAAATTCCCCTCAATCAGTTCCCGACACCGGAAGAACTTTGGCAAAAATACTGCGATTGGAAGGGAATTGACTTACATATTCAGCCGATTGTGGCTCAAGATTATTATCCTAGTCCTGATAAAAAACAGCCACGCTATTATCAACAGATTGCCATTAACCGGACAATTGAGGCGATCGCTAAAGGAGAAAACCGCATTCTGTTAGTGATGGCGACGGGTACGGGTAAGACTTTTACAGCTTTTCAGATTATCTGGCGGTTGTGGAAGTCAGGGGCGAAAAAGCGTATTCTGTTCTTGGCAGACCGCAACATTTTGGTTGATCAAACTAGAGTTAATGACTTTAAACCCTTTGGCTCAAAAATGACCAAAATTAAGCAGCGACAGATAGATACATCTTACGAGATTTATCTATGTCTGTATCAGGCGGTAACGGGAAATGAAGAGGCGAAAAACATTTATCGGCAGTTTTCACCAGGTTTTTTTGACTTAATTATTATAGATGAGTGCCATCGGGGAAGCGCGTCTGAAGATTCGGCATGGCGAGATATTTTGGCATATTTTAGCAGTGCAACGCAGATTGGCTTGACTGCTACCCCAAGGGAAACAGAAGAAGTTTCTAATAGTCTTTATTTTGGCGATTCAATTTTTACCTATTCGCTCAAACAAGGGATTGAAGATGGCTTTTTAGCTCCCTATAAAGTTATTCGCATTGACTTTGATACAGATTTGAGTGGCTGGAAACCGAAGCCAGGACAAAGAGATAAATATGGTAAAGAAATTCCTGACCAAGTATTTAATCAGCGAGATTTTGATAGAACTCTGGTTTTAGAGAAGCGTACCGAGTTAGTCGCGCGGATTATTTCTGATTATCTCAAATCAAGCGATCGCTTTGCCAAAACTATCGTTTTTTGTGAGACGACTGACCACGCAGAACGGATGCGGGTGGCGTTGGTGAATGAGAATGCTGATTTGATGGCGGAGAATAGCCGCTACATTATGCGAATTACTGGGGATGATGCTCAGGGTAAAGCAGAATTAGATAATTTCATTGACCCTGAAAGTAAATATCCTACGATTGTTACTACCTCTGAGTTACTGACGACTGGCGTTGATGCTAAAACTTGCAAGTTGATTGTTTTAGACCAGCGCATCCTGTCTATGACTAAATTTAAGCAAATTGTTGGTCGCGGTACGCGCATTGATGAAGACTATGGCAAAATGTTCTTCACCATTATCGATTTTAAGAAAGCAACACAGTTATTTGCTGACCCTGAGTTTGATGGTGAACCTGTACAAATTTATCAGCCCAAACCAGTTGATCCAATTGTTCCACCCGATAATGGAGACGATGAGGTAATCATTGATGGTGAGATTACCCGCAAGCAAAAGCGGGAGAAGTATGTAATTGCAGACGAAGAGGTGTCTGTTGCTTTTATTCGTGAGCAGTACCACGGTAAGGACGGTAAGCTGATTACGGAATCGATTAAAGACTATACTCGCAAAACAGTTAGTCAGGAGTACGCCTCATTAGATGCTTTCTTGAAGAAATGGCACTCTACCGAACAAAAGCAGGCTATTATCCAAGAGCTACAGGAATTGGGTGTACCTTTGGAAGCGTTAGAAAAAGAGATTGGCAAGGGTTTTGACCCATTAGACTTGATTTGTCATGTTGTCTTTGACCAACCGCCACTAACACGGAAAGAAAGGGCGAACAATGTCCGCAAGCGTAATTATTTTAGCAAGTATAGTGAACAGGCTCGTAAGGTAATAGATGCGCTTTTGGATAAATATGCGGATGAAGGGATTGAAGATATTGAAAAATTGGATGTGCTGAAGGTTCATCCTTTTGATAAAGTGGGTACACCAATAGAAATTATTCAGCTTTTTGGCAGTAGAAAAGAATATCTTAATGTACTTCAGCAGCTAAAAACGCAACTTTATGAGATAGCCTAG
- a CDS encoding type I restriction-modification system subunit M, which yields MSISTTIKTIQDIMRKDAGVDGDAQRINQLVWMIFLKVFDAREEEYELLEDNYKSPIPEGLRWRNWAADSEGITGDGLLDFVDNALFKTLKELRTTATDARGQMIGKVFEDAYNYMKNGTLIRQVINKLNEVDFNKKDQKKQFSEIYEKILKDLQSAGNAGEYYTPRAVTKFIVDRIKPQLGEIVFDPACGTGGFLTAAIDYIRQHFQSADVPEILQRTIRGTEKKPLPYNLCITNLILHGIDVPEAEHDNTLARPLRDYSPHERVDVIITNPPFGGMEEDGIEDNFPATFRTRETADLFLVLIAHLLKEGGRGAIVLPDGTLFGEGVKTRIKEKLLQDCNLHTIVRLPNGVFNPYTGIKTNLLFFTKGEPTETIWYYEHPYPAGYKSYSKTKPIRFEEFAPEQEWWDNREENEFAWKVSIADLKANNYNLDIKNPHKVDVEHADLDEMLADHQKLMAELGEVRSKLKFELIEALNDQVDKTIE from the coding sequence ATGTCAATTAGCACTACAATTAAGACTATTCAAGATATCATGCGGAAAGATGCGGGCGTTGATGGTGACGCGCAACGCATTAACCAGTTAGTTTGGATGATATTCCTCAAGGTTTTTGATGCCCGTGAAGAAGAATATGAACTGTTAGAAGATAATTATAAATCTCCCATTCCTGAAGGTTTGCGTTGGCGGAACTGGGCAGCAGATTCCGAAGGTATCACAGGAGATGGTTTACTAGATTTTGTAGATAATGCTTTATTTAAAACCCTTAAAGAACTAAGAACTACGGCAACTGATGCCCGTGGGCAGATGATTGGTAAGGTGTTTGAGGATGCCTACAACTATATGAAAAATGGCACTCTCATCCGCCAAGTAATTAATAAGCTCAATGAAGTTGATTTTAATAAAAAAGACCAGAAAAAACAGTTTAGCGAAATTTACGAGAAGATTCTCAAAGATTTGCAGAGTGCGGGGAATGCCGGAGAATATTATACTCCCCGTGCGGTGACAAAGTTTATTGTAGATAGAATTAAGCCGCAATTAGGGGAAATTGTATTTGACCCTGCTTGCGGTACAGGTGGCTTTTTAACCGCAGCAATTGATTACATTCGCCAACATTTTCAAAGTGCTGATGTGCCAGAAATTCTGCAACGGACGATTCGCGGAACTGAGAAAAAGCCGTTACCTTATAACCTGTGCATAACGAATTTGATTTTACATGGTATTGATGTGCCAGAAGCAGAACATGATAATACTTTGGCACGACCATTGCGCGATTACAGTCCTCACGAACGGGTGGATGTAATTATCACTAATCCGCCTTTTGGTGGGATGGAAGAAGATGGAATTGAGGACAATTTCCCAGCTACCTTCCGCACCAGAGAAACGGCAGATTTATTTCTGGTGCTGATTGCTCATTTACTCAAGGAAGGCGGTAGAGGTGCAATAGTTTTACCAGATGGTACGCTGTTTGGCGAAGGTGTAAAAACGCGGATTAAAGAAAAACTCCTGCAAGATTGCAATCTGCATACAATTGTGCGCTTACCAAATGGCGTATTTAATCCCTACACAGGTATTAAAACTAATCTGCTATTTTTCACTAAAGGGGAACCCACAGAAACGATTTGGTATTATGAACACCCTTACCCAGCAGGTTATAAGTCATACTCGAAAACTAAGCCGATTCGCTTTGAGGAGTTTGCACCGGAGCAAGAATGGTGGGATAACCGCGAGGAAAATGAATTTGCTTGGAAAGTTTCAATTGCAGATTTGAAGGCGAATAATTACAACCTAGATATTAAAAATCCTCACAAAGTTGATGTAGAACACGCTGATTTAGATGAAATGTTAGCAGATCATCAAAAACTTATGGCTGAATTGGGTGAGGTGCGGAGTAAATTGAAATTTGAGTTGATAGAAGCGTTGAATGATCAAGTTGATAAAACTATAGAATAG
- a CDS encoding PIN domain-containing protein, translating to MTAIHENGYFLDSNIWIYALANNQDINKRNIACRLIDAEGVIISTQVINEVCLNLIKKSSFTEQQITQLIEAFYKGSHIISFNRDILVNSSNLRSRYKLSFWDSLIVACALAAGASILYSEDMQDGLVVDSQLQIVNPFK from the coding sequence ATGACCGCAATTCATGAAAATGGCTATTTTCTAGATTCTAATATCTGGATTTATGCTCTAGCGAACAATCAAGATATTAACAAACGCAATATAGCTTGTCGTCTAATTGATGCTGAAGGAGTAATCATTAGTACACAAGTTATTAATGAAGTCTGTCTAAATCTAATTAAAAAATCTTCTTTCACTGAGCAACAAATAACACAGTTAATCGAGGCATTTTATAAAGGTTCTCACATCATTTCATTTAATCGTGATATTTTGGTGAACTCTTCTAATCTTCGCAGTAGATATAAGTTGTCTTTTTGGGATAGTTTAATTGTTGCTTGTGCTTTAGCTGCGGGAGCAAGTATTCTCTATTCTGAAGATATGCAGGATGGGTTAGTGGTAGATAGTCAATTACAAATTGTGAATCCGTTTAAATGA
- a CDS encoding restriction endonuclease subunit S yields MKVDTFFQNFELLTDAPNAVVKLRDLILQLAVRGKLVFQNNNDEPAKILLNRIKAEKQETYSQKRVKTIKSLPPICEHETHFKKPQNWEWCRLGDIIHISSGNYLPSHKMADDGQIPVYGGNGITGYHDQNNINKPTLRHVRLNIL; encoded by the coding sequence ATGAAAGTAGATACATTTTTTCAAAATTTTGAATTGTTAACTGATGCGCCAAATGCAGTAGTAAAGCTGCGTGATTTGATTCTACAATTAGCTGTGAGAGGTAAACTTGTTTTCCAAAATAATAACGATGAACCAGCTAAAATATTGCTAAATAGAATTAAAGCCGAAAAGCAGGAAACATATTCCCAAAAAAGGGTGAAAACTATTAAATCTTTACCCCCGATTTGTGAACATGAAACTCATTTTAAAAAGCCTCAAAATTGGGAATGGTGTCGTTTAGGAGATATTATTCATATTTCTTCTGGTAACTATCTTCCATCACACAAAATGGCAGATGATGGACAAATACCTGTCTACGGTGGAAATGGTATTACAGGGTATCATGATCAAAATAATATTAATAAGCCTACTTTACGCCATGTGCGACTTAATATTCTGTAA
- a CDS encoding IS982-like element ISNsp1 family transposase, translated as MFSIEEFIIAVFCCVDDVLMEITQIYPIKRRGFAPSLRESEVLTMEVVAEFLGIDADKDIWKYFHRHWLGLFPQLKSRYAFIRQAANCWQYKELIQQKLAQYLGAYSDQLHLIDGLPIPLCGLSRAPNCRSFKSLADYGFCAAKKQTYYGFHGHLIVSGTGVISGFTLTPANGSERDALWDLITRIKGLLIGDKGYLSQFLSGELKEVGITLQTPLRSNMSDSRSRSSVRLMQRFRRLIETVIGQLVERFHIEKIRARDMWHLTSRLNRKILAHTVCFWLNRHNCDPLQFDDLVTEY; from the coding sequence ATGTTTTCTATTGAAGAGTTTATCATTGCCGTATTTTGCTGTGTTGACGACGTGCTGATGGAAATCACCCAGATATACCCAATCAAGAGACGAGGTTTTGCTCCGAGTTTAAGGGAGAGTGAAGTTTTAACAATGGAAGTAGTGGCAGAGTTTTTGGGAATAGATGCTGACAAAGACATTTGGAAATACTTTCACCGTCACTGGTTAGGGCTATTTCCTCAGTTAAAGAGTCGCTATGCTTTTATTCGTCAAGCAGCTAATTGTTGGCAGTACAAGGAACTCATACAACAAAAATTAGCACAGTATTTAGGAGCATACTCTGATCAACTTCATTTGATTGATGGATTACCAATACCTTTGTGTGGCTTGAGTCGCGCTCCCAACTGCCGAAGTTTTAAATCCCTTGCAGATTATGGTTTTTGTGCTGCTAAAAAACAGACGTACTATGGGTTTCATGGGCATTTAATCGTTAGTGGCACAGGAGTTATTAGTGGGTTTACCCTGACTCCGGCAAATGGCAGTGAACGGGACGCACTTTGGGATTTAATCACGCGAATTAAAGGTTTATTAATCGGAGATAAGGGCTATTTAAGTCAGTTCTTGTCAGGAGAACTTAAAGAAGTGGGTATTACTTTACAAACCCCTTTGCGTTCTAATATGTCTGACTCTCGTAGCCGATCTTCAGTGCGATTAATGCAACGCTTTCGTCGCCTAATTGAAACAGTAATTGGTCAATTAGTTGAGAGATTTCATATAGAGAAGATTCGAGCGAGAGATATGTGGCATCTTACCAGTCGGCTCAATCGCAAGATTTTAGCTCATACCGTCTGTTTCTGGCTTAATCGCCACAATTGTGACCCTCTTCAGTTCGACGATCTTGTTACAGAATATTAA